The following are encoded together in the Daucus carota subsp. sativus chromosome 5, DH1 v3.0, whole genome shotgun sequence genome:
- the LOC108221897 gene encoding uncharacterized protein LOC108221897, with product MAKTSKPKKTTKQNHKISNQTKAPKQNQTNTSLPKPEKPASWAVVRSLFTCKHLQAQQQQQPQIQENEKQKQPPPPPPPPPPQQQQQQQKQLKQEQLNEDNKKNKKMNCSGSSLCSNTKVMHRPETSSSTSPENMKKRAAAAMNIDGSSSSRSMKTPLKEFNGSSSSSLSSPLRGIPFRKLSGCYECRMVVDPVLGFTRDPSLRATICSCPQCGEIFMKPENLELHQTVRHAVSELGPEDTSKNIVEIIFQSSWLRKQQSPVCKIDRILKIQNTPKTISKFEEYRDSIKTKATKLPKKHPRCIADGNELLRFHCTTFMCSLGLNGSSNLCNSIPHCGVCSIIKNGFKVAGNGILTTATSGKAHDDSGVGPENEKRAMLVCRVIAGKVKKGEEGGSEEYDSVAGAAGVYANFDELYVFNAKAILPCFVVIYGGF from the exons ATGGCCAAAACCAGTAAACCCAAAAAAACCACCAAACAAAACCACAAAATATCAAATCAAACCAAAGCTCCcaaacaaaaccaaaccaacACTAGTCTCCCCAAACCAGAAAAACCAGCTTCTTGGGCAGTTGTGAGAAGCCTCTTCACTTGCAAACACCTTCAAGCCCAGCAGCAACAACAGCCACAAATTCAAGAAAATGAAAAGCAGAAACAGCCGCCACCacccccaccaccaccaccaccgcaacaacaacaacaacaacaaaagcAGCTGAAACAAGAGCAACTCAATGAAGAcaacaagaaaaacaagaaaatgaACTGCTCAGGGTCATCTCTGTGTAGCAACACTAAGGTCATGCACAGGCCTGAAACTTCATCATCAACCTCCCCggaaaacatgaaaaaaaggGCTGCAGCTGCAATGAACATTGATGGGTCCAGCTCTAGCAGATCCATGAAAACTCCCTTAAAAGAGTTCAATGGAAGttcatcttcttcactgtcTTCTCCTCTGAGAGGCATCCCATTCAGGAAACTCTCTGGTTGCTATGAGTGCAGAATGGTAGTTGATCCAGTTCTTGGTTTCACTAGAGACCCTTCTCTCAGAGCCACCATTTGTTCTTGTCCTCAATGTGGTGAGATTTTCATGAAACCTGAAAACCTGGAGCTTCATCAAACTGTTAGGCATGCAG TATCTGAACTGGGGCCAGAAGACACAAGCAAAAACATAGTAGAAATCATATTCCAATCAAGCTGGCTAAGAAAACAACAATCCCCAGTATGCAAAATCGACAGAATCCTCAAGATCCAGAACACCCCCAAAACTATCTCGAAATTTGAAGAGTACAGAGACTCCATCAAGACCAAAGCCACCAAGCTCCCCAAGAAACACCCCCGGTGTATTGCAGACGGCAATGAGCTTCTCCGATTCCACTGCACGACTTTCATGTGTTCATTAGGCCTCAATGGGTCATCAAATCTCTGCAACTCAATCCCGCATTGTGGGGTTTGCAGTATCATCAAAAATGGTTTTAAGGTCGCCGGAAATGGGATTCTGACGACGGCCACCAGTGGGAAAGCTCATGATGATTCTGGGGTGGGGCCGGAGAATGAGAAAAGGGCCATGTTGGTGTGCCGGGTGATTGCTGGAAAGGTGAAGAAAGGCGAAGAAGGGGGGTCGGAGGAGTATGATTCCGTCGCCGGAGCTGCCGGAGTTTATGCTAATTTTGATGAGTTGTATGTTTTTAATGCAAAAGCTATTTTGCCTTGTTTTGTTGTTATCTATGGGGGCTTTTAG
- the LOC108221419 gene encoding uncharacterized protein LOC108221419: MNSGMPFDLNEPADEDTEGQTHEPVDLHHHKTRAKLSCDSRMQVVMWLLNNQTEGKLNHGAIQEVANLFNVTRRTISTIWSTAKMQKAAGQPYNMTTKGHNSGRKRIQVQPNAITEINMGDRACIRDLAVQLKVSSSTANRMIKRGLIKPHTNPLHPALKEANLFQRVEWVLNLLMGDTPTTKRQYYPMYNFVHIDEKWFYLSKKSQRVYLERNEKGKYRAAKSSKFIPKVMFTAAVARPRFNADKECTFDGKIGIFPFTYQEPAKRASKYRAKGTVMTKIVESVGKKETRHMLINEIIPAIMQKWPQTEGQDDLEWQAAHQQGDFTFILVQQPPNSPDLNILDLGFFRSIQSLMHKKMPKDVDDMLEAVHHAYNELEPTTLGNVWLSYQYVMNEVLKVKGSNDYLVPHVNKKKLAAEGKLPIQVTAPMWAVHEAWNYIQGNRASSSTA; encoded by the exons ATGAATTCTGGAATGCCTTTTGATTTGAATGAGCCAGCAGATGAAGACACAGAAGGGCAAACACATGAACCAGTTGATCTACATCATCACAAAACAAGGGCAAAGCTCAGCTGTGACTCAAGGATGCAAGTAGTCATGTGGCTGTTGAACAACCAGACAGAGGGGAAGCTTAACCATGGTGCAATTCAAGAAGTGGCCAATCTCTTCAATGTAACCAGGAGAACAATCAGCACAATATGGAGCACTGCAAAAATGCAGAAGGCAGCAGGTCAGCCATACAACATGACAACAAAGGGTCACAACTCAGGGAGAAAAAGAATACAAGTGCAACCTAATGCAATAACTGAGATAAATATGGGGGACAGAGCATGCATAAGAGACTTGGCAGTGCAGCTTAAAGTCTCTTCAAGTACAGCAAACCGAATGATAAAGAGGGGACTTATTAAACCTCATACAAATCCATTACATCCTGCTTTGAAAGAGGCAAACCTTTTTCAAAGGGTTGAATGGGTTCTAAATTTGTTGATGGGAGACACACCAACAACAAAGAGGCAGTATTATCCCATGTACAACTTTGTACATATTGATGAAAAATGGTTTTATCTAAGCAAAAAATCACAGAGGGTTTACCTGGAAAGAAATGAAAAGGGCAAGTACAGGGCAGCCAAGTCAAGCAAGTTTATACCCAAAGTAATGTTCACAGCAGCTGTAGCAAGACCAAGATTTAATGCAGATAAAGAGTGTACCTTTGATGGGAAGATAGGTATCTTCCCATTCACTTACCAAGAGCCAGCAAAGAGAGCTTCCAAATACAGAGCAAAGGGGACAGTTATGACCAAGATAGTTGAATCTGTTGGTAAAAAGGAAACAAGGCACATGTTGATCAATGAAATCATACCAGCAATCATGCAGAAATGGCCACAAACAGAAG GTCAAGATGACCTAGAGTGGCAAGCAGCTCATCAACAAGGTGACTTCACATTCATTCTAGTGCAACAGCCACCAAACAGTCCAGATTTGAATATCTTGGACTTGGGTTTTTTTAGAAGCATACAGTCTCTAATGCACAAAAAAATGCCAAAGGATGTTGATGATATGTTGGAGGCAGTGCATCATGCATATAATGAATTAGAGCCAACAACATTGGGAAATGTTTGGTTATCCTATCAATATGTCATGAATGAAGTGCTAAAAGTGAAAGGTTCGAATGATTACCTTGTGCCTCATGTCAATAAGAAAAAATTGGCAGCTGAGGGGAAGCTACCAATTCAAGTCACTGCACCAATGTGGGCTGTCCACGAGGCATGGAATTACATACAGGGGAATAGAGCATCATCTTCAACAGCTTAA